CCCCCCCCCCCCCCCCCCCCCCCCCCCCTGATTGGACTATTGGCCGCAGCGATTGTCGCACCGCTGGCGGCGATGCTAATTCAGGCAGCAATCTCTCGTCGCCGTGAGTACAAAGCGGATGCCACCGGGGCGCGGCTTACCGGTCGTCATCATGACCTAGCATCAGCACTTAAGAAAATCAGTTCGGCTCCAATCCGAATGAATCCGGATCAGAAAAAGGCCACCGCACATCTGATGATTGTTCAGCCTCTTTCCGGTCGGGGGATTTCATCTTTGTTTTCAACTCATCCACCGGTCGAGAAGCGAGTGGAAAAGCTCCACAAAATGGCTCAGCAAACGTACTATGAGTAATTTGCTGTTAAGTCTCTCTCGCCAGCCCGGATGGAACCCGCAGCAAGCTGTAGGGCACCCCATACAAACGGAACGTATTATTAACAATCGCTCTAAAGGGCAATCTGTGGGGCAGTCTTGTCCTTTGCCCGGAGGGATGCTCCGTTAGGATGGAAACAGATCTTTTACTGCAACTTCTTGCTATTCTGGTATTGATTCTGGCCAACGGGTTTTTCTCGCTCTCCGAATTCTCAATCATTGCTTCACGCCCCAGCCGGCTGAAACAGCAGATATCCGAAGGTAGGAAAGGCGCCTCGCGAGCCGAGAAGTTGCGTCGCAGCCCCGACCGCTTTCTGGCCACGATTCAGGTTGGCATCACGCTGGTAGGTACGATGGCCGGCGTATTCGGCGGAGCCACGCTGGTCGAGCCTCTGCAGGCAGCCCTGAGCGGCATTCCTGTGGAGCTGATAGCCGACGCCGCGCAGCCGGTAGCGGTTGGTATTGTAGCTGTATTAATCACAGTCTTTGCCGTCATACTGGGGGAATTGGTTCCCAAGTATATCGCGTTGTCCAACCCCGAGCGCTATGCCTGTCTGATGTCCTCTCCAATCACGGTTTTTACCACGCTCATCGGGTTTGTTTCGATTTCTCTCAGTGGAGCGGCCCACATTATTCTAAGATTACTGGGCATTAAGTCGGGCCGGACGGGCGGTGTAGTGACCGAAGATGAGATCAATCTGATGATTCTGGAGGGACGGAAGAAGGGGGTGTTCGATGATACCGAGGAACAACTTATCAAGTCCGTGTTTGACTTCGCCGACTCCACGGTACGTCGGGCCATGACGCCACGGCCCGATGTGATTGCCCTGACAGTGACGACTCCCCCTGATGATATCATCACCAAGATAATATCCAGCGGTCACAGCAAATACCCGGTGTACGAAAACAGTATCGATAACATTGTCGGAGTACTGTATACCCGCGACATCATTCATCAGAAGATGAACCCAAAACTAATCGTTCTGAATGACATCATTCGGAAGCCGATCTTTGTGCCCGATTCAATGCCGTTGCCACGACTCCTGCGAGAATTCCAGCGCAAGAAAAAGGAGTTTGCGATTGTCCTCGATGAGTTTGGAGGTACGGCCGGGATCGTTACGCTGGAAGACATAATGGAGGAACTGGTCGGGGAGATCCGAGATGAGGATGACGACCGTGATGACCCGTTGGTCAAACATTCGGAAACGGTTGCTTATGCCGATGGTTCGGTCTGGCCGGGTGCGATCAACGAACTCATGGATTGCCACCTGCCTGAAGCCGAATCCGATACCCTTGCCGGATTGATTATTGATCACCTGGGAAGGTTGCCGGAACAACGCGAAGTGATTACTCTTGCAGATATGAAGATTACAGTTCTGAAACAGGATAATATCCGACTGACAAGGATGATGCTGGAACGACTTAACACACCCGCTGATGGAATGGAGTCTTAGACAGGATGACAGACACCAATGGTTAGAGTACTGACTGCGCCGTTACGGTGGACGCGATCGCTGTATGACTGGGTTCTTGGTTGGGGAGAATCAAGACATGGCCTCACGGCATTGTTCTCGTTGTCTTTGGCCGAGGCATCGTTTTTTCCCATTCCACCCGATGCGCTCCTTATAGCTTTGTGCATGGGTGCTCACCGCAAGTGGGTGAAATTCGCGTTGGTTTGTTCGGCAGGATCGATTGTTGGGGGTGTCGTGGGCTATTTTATTGGAATGACAGCTTTTGATCTGATCGGCGAAAAACTCCTCGCACTAACCGCCTCAATGTCCGGCTCTGATCCTCAGGAACTGTTGAGCCAGGCACAGTATTGGTTTAACGAAAAGGAACTGGGCGGAATGAAAGTCGGTGTCTGGGCGGTGGCGATTGCTGGTTTCACTCCGATTCCTTACAAGGTTTTCACGATAACAGCCGGTTTTTTTGAAATGTCGTTGCCACTGTTTATTCTGGCCTCGGTGGTCAGTCGTTCATTGC
This is a stretch of genomic DNA from Candidatus Zixiibacteriota bacterium. It encodes these proteins:
- a CDS encoding DedA family protein; the protein is MVRVLTAPLRWTRSLYDWVLGWGESRHGLTALFSLSLAEASFFPIPPDALLIALCMGAHRKWVKFALVCSAGSIVGGVVGYFIGMTAFDLIGEKLLALTASMSGSDPQELLSQAQYWFNEKELGGMKVGVWAVAIAGFTPIPYKVFTITAGFFEMSLPLFILASVVSRSLRFFVVAGIIGILYRRYGDRIKTLIDRYFNYLAIAFVILLVMGFWAMSLVKGD
- a CDS encoding M48 family metalloprotease, which translates into the protein PPPPPPPPPLIGLLAAAIVAPLAAMLIQAAISRRREYKADATGARLTGRHHDLASALKKISSAPIRMNPDQKKATAHLMIVQPLSGRGISSLFSTHPPVEKRVEKLHKMAQQTYYE
- a CDS encoding hemolysin family protein, translated to METDLLLQLLAILVLILANGFFSLSEFSIIASRPSRLKQQISEGRKGASRAEKLRRSPDRFLATIQVGITLVGTMAGVFGGATLVEPLQAALSGIPVELIADAAQPVAVGIVAVLITVFAVILGELVPKYIALSNPERYACLMSSPITVFTTLIGFVSISLSGAAHIILRLLGIKSGRTGGVVTEDEINLMILEGRKKGVFDDTEEQLIKSVFDFADSTVRRAMTPRPDVIALTVTTPPDDIITKIISSGHSKYPVYENSIDNIVGVLYTRDIIHQKMNPKLIVLNDIIRKPIFVPDSMPLPRLLREFQRKKKEFAIVLDEFGGTAGIVTLEDIMEELVGEIRDEDDDRDDPLVKHSETVAYADGSVWPGAINELMDCHLPEAESDTLAGLIIDHLGRLPEQREVITLADMKITVLKQDNIRLTRMMLERLNTPADGMES